Proteins from a genomic interval of Croceicoccus naphthovorans:
- a CDS encoding multidrug effflux MFS transporter, with protein MLAMVMALQALGIDAMLPALSQIAQELKAPDPNDRQLVIASYLIGMGAGALVFGFLADRFGRKPIMLAGIGTYCLFDFACIIIEDFNALIMFRFVNGMVAAAGSVVAGAIVRDRFEGDAMARTTSLIAVVFMIVPVMAPTVGQTILLFAGWRSIFGLMFVFGVVMFIWVLFRLPETMEKGHRQKLSIGRVAHNFRLVVTNRDAIGYTFGAALVFAGLYGYINCSEQLVAEHFGLGDKFAYVFGFMALFMAASNFANSRIVERFGARRVSHTALLAFVVTGALQWASATYAPDNFWLFLPLMTINLGLIGFLGSNFSSIALQPFRHFAGSASSLQTTVRVGGGAVLGAVVGAAYDGTARPLGMALFGLSLAGLLLILYSERGKLFRRRKETVPQVEG; from the coding sequence ATGCTGGCCATGGTCATGGCTCTCCAGGCGCTTGGCATCGATGCGATGCTGCCCGCGCTGTCGCAGATCGCGCAGGAACTGAAGGCGCCTGATCCCAATGACCGGCAATTGGTCATTGCCAGCTACCTGATCGGCATGGGCGCAGGTGCGCTGGTCTTTGGTTTTCTGGCGGACCGCTTTGGCCGCAAACCGATCATGCTGGCGGGAATCGGCACCTATTGCCTGTTCGATTTCGCCTGCATCATCATTGAGGACTTCAACGCGCTGATCATGTTTCGCTTTGTAAACGGCATGGTCGCCGCGGCGGGCAGCGTGGTGGCCGGCGCAATCGTGCGCGACCGGTTCGAAGGCGACGCCATGGCGCGAACCACGTCGCTGATCGCGGTGGTGTTCATGATCGTGCCGGTCATGGCCCCGACCGTGGGGCAGACGATCCTGCTGTTCGCCGGGTGGCGATCCATCTTCGGGTTGATGTTCGTATTCGGGGTCGTGATGTTCATCTGGGTGCTGTTCCGCCTGCCCGAAACGATGGAAAAAGGGCACAGGCAGAAACTGTCGATCGGGCGGGTCGCGCACAATTTCCGGCTGGTTGTCACCAATCGCGATGCCATTGGCTATACTTTTGGGGCCGCGCTCGTTTTCGCGGGGCTGTACGGCTACATCAACTGCTCCGAACAGCTGGTGGCAGAGCACTTTGGACTGGGCGACAAGTTCGCCTATGTCTTCGGTTTCATGGCCCTGTTCATGGCGGCTTCGAACTTCGCCAATTCGCGCATCGTCGAACGGTTCGGCGCGCGGCGGGTCAGCCATACGGCCTTGCTGGCCTTCGTGGTGACCGGTGCGCTGCAATGGGCTTCGGCAACCTATGCTCCTGACAATTTCTGGCTGTTTCTGCCGTTGATGACGATCAACCTTGGCCTGATCGGATTTCTGGGCAGCAACTTCAGCTCCATCGCCTTGCAACCGTTCCGGCACTTCGCGGGTTCGGCCTCGTCGTTGCAGACAACGGTGCGCGTTGGCGGCGGGGCGGTTTTGGGCGCGGTCGTGGGCGCGGCCTATGACGGGACTGCGCGCCCCTTGGGCATGGCACTGTTCGGGCTATCGCTCGCAGGGCTGCTGCTCATTCTCTATAGCGAGCGGGGCAAGCTGTTCCGCCGCCGCAAGGAGACCGTGC
- the dinB gene encoding DNA polymerase IV: MEQEGDINDDEAEGLRKIIHVDMDAFFASVEQRDDPTIRGKPVAVGGSSGRGVVAAASYEARLFGVRSAMPSVTAQRLCPDLIFRKSRFDVYREVSQQIRAIFHDYTPLVEPLSLDEAYLDVTEDRHGLGSATRIAQDIRRRIRAETELTASAGVSYNKFLAKLASDQNKPDGICVIRPGDGAAFVAKLPVTRFHGVGPQGSEKMARLGIETGADLAAKDLAFLRANFGSFADYLYRAARGIDLRQVRAHRVRKSVGGERTFHEDLSNPTELREAMDRIVDIVWERIERAEAVGRTVTMKLKYNDFTIVSRAATLNRPVEGKAEFGRLGHALLAEMLPLPRPIRLMGLTLSKLDGVDAKGGGRGDVGGGGAQQLSLL, from the coding sequence GTGGAGCAGGAAGGCGACATAAATGACGACGAGGCGGAAGGCCTGCGGAAGATCATCCACGTCGATATGGATGCCTTTTTCGCCAGTGTCGAACAGCGCGACGATCCCACGATCCGGGGCAAGCCGGTTGCCGTGGGGGGATCGTCGGGCCGCGGCGTCGTCGCGGCGGCGAGTTACGAGGCGAGGCTGTTCGGGGTGCGTTCGGCCATGCCATCGGTTACGGCGCAGAGGCTGTGTCCCGACCTGATTTTTCGCAAGTCGCGGTTCGACGTCTATCGCGAAGTCAGCCAGCAGATTCGCGCAATTTTCCACGACTACACGCCGCTGGTCGAGCCTCTGTCGTTGGACGAGGCCTATCTGGACGTGACCGAGGATCGCCATGGCCTGGGTTCCGCCACCCGCATCGCGCAGGACATCCGCCGCCGAATCCGGGCCGAGACCGAACTGACCGCCAGCGCCGGGGTCAGCTACAACAAGTTTCTCGCCAAGCTGGCCAGCGATCAGAACAAGCCCGACGGCATCTGCGTGATCCGACCCGGGGACGGAGCGGCGTTTGTCGCCAAGTTGCCGGTCACGCGGTTCCACGGCGTCGGGCCGCAAGGTTCGGAAAAGATGGCGCGGCTGGGGATCGAGACCGGGGCCGACCTTGCCGCGAAGGACCTGGCGTTCCTGCGCGCCAACTTCGGCAGTTTCGCCGATTATCTCTACCGCGCGGCGCGGGGTATCGACCTGCGGCAGGTGCGCGCGCACCGCGTCCGCAAGTCGGTTGGCGGGGAGCGGACGTTTCACGAGGACCTGTCGAATCCTACCGAGCTGCGCGAGGCGATGGACCGCATCGTCGACATCGTTTGGGAACGGATAGAGCGGGCCGAAGCTGTGGGGCGCACGGTGACGATGAAGCTGAAGTACAACGACTTCACCATCGTCAGCCGCGCCGCCACCTTGAACCGTCCGGTGGAGGGCAAGGCCGAGTTCGGGCGGCTGGGTCATGCATTGCTTGCGGAAATGCTGCCGCTGCCACGTCCGATCCGGCTGATGGGGCTGACGCTGTCGAAGCTGGACGGGGTGGATGCGAAAGGCGGCGGACGTGGCGATGTCGGGGGCGGCGGGGCGCAGCAGCTTTCGCTCTTGTAA